The Mycolicibacterium flavescens genome has a segment encoding these proteins:
- a CDS encoding ComEC/Rec2-like protein, producing MTPVADADAAPLDLRLVPAALTGWAVTGAGILWPVGGSAVAAVGAVAATAALGWWGSGRRAATDGKGVGASVLAVGLVAAGFAIAIGLRVDEVREHPVTQRYGTAAAVVVTPTESPRALGGNRTMFRGALVVLDGHEMSGHVVVFASTSRIAELTAGTPVAFRARIGPPTRRELSVAVLSAIGDPTYGEASAVQRAAAEVRAGFAEAARRSLPADQAAMLPALVLGDTSSVPRQTTADFRAAGLTHLTAVSGANVTIVCGAVLLTAGFVGPRAAVGLAAVALLAFVVVVQPTASVLRAAVMGAITLLAVLSHRRRQAIPALSASVLALMIGSPELAVDVGFALSVSATAALVVLAPVWSRRLVDRGWPKPAADALSVAAAAQLVTAPLVAGMAGTFSVVSVAANVAVAPVIPPITVLGTAAAALGEIWPAGTDLLIRFTGPEVWWLLHVARWAAGVPGSTVSVPSGLPGVMLTAGLGVAVVLAWRYRFVRIAAGAAAVCLLAWTVSGLSAGRDTIVG from the coding sequence GTGACTCCGGTGGCGGACGCCGACGCTGCCCCACTGGATCTGCGCCTGGTCCCGGCGGCGCTGACCGGTTGGGCGGTGACCGGCGCCGGAATCCTGTGGCCCGTCGGGGGATCAGCGGTCGCCGCCGTCGGCGCGGTGGCGGCCACCGCGGCGCTGGGGTGGTGGGGTAGTGGACGGCGAGCGGCGACCGACGGCAAGGGTGTCGGCGCGAGCGTGCTGGCGGTCGGGCTGGTAGCGGCGGGCTTCGCGATCGCGATCGGTTTGCGGGTCGACGAGGTGCGCGAGCATCCGGTCACCCAGCGCTACGGCACGGCCGCCGCCGTCGTGGTCACCCCGACGGAAAGCCCCCGTGCGCTCGGCGGCAACCGGACGATGTTCCGTGGCGCCCTCGTGGTGCTGGACGGACACGAGATGTCGGGCCACGTCGTGGTTTTCGCGTCGACCAGTCGCATCGCCGAGCTGACCGCAGGCACACCGGTGGCGTTTCGGGCTCGCATCGGGCCGCCCACGCGACGCGAACTCAGCGTGGCGGTGCTGTCGGCGATCGGCGATCCCACCTACGGCGAGGCGTCCGCCGTCCAACGTGCGGCCGCTGAGGTCCGCGCCGGATTCGCCGAGGCCGCGCGGCGGTCGCTGCCCGCCGATCAGGCGGCGATGCTGCCCGCGCTCGTGCTCGGCGACACGTCGAGTGTGCCGCGTCAGACGACGGCCGACTTCCGTGCGGCGGGTTTGACCCATCTCACCGCGGTGTCCGGGGCGAACGTGACGATCGTGTGCGGCGCAGTGCTGTTGACCGCGGGTTTCGTCGGGCCACGGGCGGCCGTCGGCCTGGCGGCGGTCGCACTGCTGGCGTTCGTGGTGGTGGTGCAGCCGACGGCGAGTGTGCTGCGCGCCGCGGTGATGGGGGCGATCACGTTGTTGGCGGTGTTGTCGCACCGGCGCCGCCAGGCCATTCCCGCGTTGTCGGCCAGCGTGCTGGCGTTGATGATCGGATCGCCGGAGTTGGCCGTCGATGTCGGGTTTGCGCTGTCGGTGTCGGCGACGGCGGCCCTGGTCGTACTCGCGCCGGTGTGGTCGCGGCGCCTCGTCGACCGCGGCTGGCCCAAGCCCGCCGCCGACGCGCTCAGCGTGGCCGCCGCCGCGCAACTGGTCACCGCACCGCTCGTGGCCGGGATGGCCGGGACGTTCAGCGTCGTATCGGTGGCCGCTAATGTCGCGGTGGCCCCGGTGATTCCGCCGATCACCGTGCTCGGCACCGCCGCGGCCGCGTTGGGTGAAATCTGGCCCGCAGGCACGGACCTGCTGATCCGGTTCACCGGCCCGGAGGTCTGGTGGCTGCTGCACGTGGCTCGCTGGGCGGCGGGTGTGCCGGGGTCGACGGTTTCGGTGCCGTCCGGACTGCCGGGCGTGATGTTGACCGCGGGCCTTGGAGTCGCGGTCGTCCTCGCGTGGCGCTACCGCTTCGTGCGGATCGCGGCGGGCGCAGCCGCGGTGTGCCTGCTGGCGTGGACGGTGTCGGGGCTGTCGGCTGGCCGTGACACGATCGTGGGGTGA
- a CDS encoding DNA polymerase III, delta subunit: MSEASQLHLVLGDEELLVERAVAAVLRDVRKQAGVHDIPVDRLRAGEVSTSELAELLSPSLFAEERVVVLESAAEAGKDAAALIAESAADLPPGTMLVVVHSGGGRAKALADQLKKLGARVHPCARITKAADRADFVRREFRALKVKVGEDTVTAVLDAIGSDIRELAAACSQLVTDTGGAVDAEAVRRYHSGKAEVKGFDVADKAVVGDVAGAAEALRWAMMRGEPHVVLADALAEAVHTIARVRPLSGDPYRLASELGMPPWRVQKAQKQARRWSHTTVAEAMRLVAALNADVKGAAADADYALEATVRRVAELIED; the protein is encoded by the coding sequence GTGAGCGAAGCGTCGCAGTTGCATCTGGTGCTCGGGGACGAGGAGTTGCTGGTCGAACGCGCGGTGGCGGCGGTTCTTCGGGATGTGCGCAAACAGGCGGGCGTCCATGACATTCCGGTCGATCGCCTGCGCGCCGGTGAGGTCAGCACCAGCGAACTGGCCGAATTGTTGAGCCCGTCGCTGTTCGCCGAGGAGCGGGTGGTGGTGTTGGAGTCGGCGGCCGAGGCGGGCAAGGATGCGGCCGCGCTCATCGCCGAGTCTGCGGCGGACCTGCCGCCAGGCACCATGCTCGTCGTCGTGCATTCGGGTGGCGGGCGCGCCAAGGCACTGGCCGATCAGCTCAAGAAGCTCGGCGCGCGGGTGCATCCGTGCGCGCGTATCACCAAGGCCGCCGACCGTGCCGACTTCGTCCGCCGCGAGTTCCGCGCGTTGAAGGTGAAGGTCGGCGAGGACACCGTCACCGCGGTGCTGGACGCGATCGGCTCCGACATCCGCGAGCTGGCGGCTGCCTGTTCACAGTTGGTCACCGACACCGGCGGGGCGGTCGACGCGGAGGCGGTGCGCCGCTACCACTCGGGCAAGGCCGAGGTGAAGGGGTTCGACGTCGCCGACAAGGCGGTCGTCGGCGATGTGGCCGGGGCGGCCGAGGCGCTGCGGTGGGCGATGATGCGCGGCGAACCACACGTCGTGCTGGCCGACGCCCTCGCCGAAGCGGTGCACACCATCGCGCGGGTGCGGCCGCTGTCGGGCGACCCCTACCGGCTGGCGTCAGAGCTGGGCATGCCGCCGTGGCGGGTGCAGAAGGCGCAGAAGCAGGCGCGACGATGGTCGCACACCACCGTCGCCGAGGCGATGCGGTTGGTGGCCGCCCTCAATGCGGATGTCAAAGGGGCCGCAGCGGACGCGGACTACGCGTTGGAGGCGACGGTGCGGCGCGTCGCCGAGCTCATAGAAGACTGA
- the rpsT gene encoding ribosomal protein S20: MANIKSQEKRNRTNERRRLRNKSVKSSLHTAVRGFRAAVEAGDKDKAQELLASTSRQLDKAASKGVIHKNQAANRKSGLASAFNKL; this comes from the coding sequence GTGGCCAACATCAAGTCGCAGGAGAAGCGCAACCGGACCAACGAGCGCCGCAGGTTGCGCAACAAGTCGGTCAAGTCGTCGCTTCACACGGCGGTGCGCGGCTTCCGGGCGGCCGTCGAGGCCGGTGACAAGGACAAGGCCCAGGAGCTGCTGGCGTCGACCAGCCGTCAGCTGGACAAGGCCGCCAGCAAGGGCGTCATCCACAAGAACCAGGCCGCCAACCGCAAGTCGGGGCTGGCTTCCGCGTTCAACAAGCTCTGA
- a CDS encoding carboxylate-amine ligase, YbdK family encodes MAGMSLRTLPTESTRQSRSPRRQDKRYQGVFAGYSDLGSYAEAFDEMFDAQGNVRGPYKGIYTELAPSDASELEARAEALGRAFIDQGITFSLSGQERPFPLDLVPRVISAAEWTRLERGIIQRVKALELYLDDIYGEQEILRDGVIPRRLITSCEHFHREAAGIVPPNGVRIHVAGIDLIRDAKGDFRVLEDNLRSPSGVSYVMENRRTMARVFPNLFATHRVRAVGDYSSHLLRSLRNAAANNVADPTVVVLTPGVYNSAYFEHSLLARQMGVELVEGRDLFCRDNAVYMRTTEGERQVDVIYRRIDDAFLDPMQFRPDSVLGVAGLLNAARAGNVVISSAVGNGIGDDKLVYTYVPTIIEYYLGEKPLLGNVDTFRCWLDDEREEVLDRIDELVIKPVEGSGGYGIVFGPDASEKELAAVAKKIRNDPRGWIAQPVMQLSTVPTQIGDQLVPRHVDLRPFAVNDGDDVWVLPGGLTRVALPEGSLVVNSSQGGGSKDTWVLASRTSVADRELGAAEVVRKLPKSARGPKAESSDGQTQDQQQQQQQ; translated from the coding sequence ATGGCAGGGATGAGCCTGCGTACCCTACCGACCGAGTCCACGCGACAATCGCGGAGCCCACGTAGGCAGGACAAGCGATATCAGGGCGTCTTCGCCGGATACAGCGATCTCGGTAGCTACGCCGAGGCCTTCGACGAGATGTTCGACGCCCAGGGCAACGTGCGGGGCCCCTACAAGGGCATCTACACCGAGCTCGCCCCTTCTGATGCCTCCGAGCTCGAAGCCCGCGCCGAGGCGCTCGGCCGCGCGTTCATCGACCAGGGCATCACGTTCTCGCTGTCCGGCCAGGAACGTCCCTTTCCGCTCGACCTGGTTCCGCGAGTCATCTCCGCGGCGGAGTGGACGCGCCTGGAACGCGGCATCATCCAGCGGGTCAAGGCGCTCGAGCTCTACCTCGACGACATCTACGGCGAGCAGGAGATCCTGCGCGACGGCGTCATCCCGCGCCGGCTGATCACCTCCTGCGAGCACTTCCACCGCGAGGCCGCGGGCATCGTTCCGCCCAACGGCGTGCGCATCCACGTCGCGGGCATCGACCTCATCCGCGACGCCAAGGGCGACTTCCGGGTGCTTGAGGACAACCTGCGCTCACCGTCCGGGGTGTCGTACGTGATGGAGAACCGCCGCACCATGGCGCGGGTGTTTCCGAACCTGTTCGCCACCCATCGGGTGCGCGCCGTCGGCGACTACTCGTCGCATCTGCTGCGGTCGCTGCGCAACGCGGCGGCCAACAACGTCGCCGACCCGACCGTCGTCGTGCTCACGCCCGGCGTCTACAACTCGGCGTACTTCGAGCATTCGCTGCTGGCCCGGCAGATGGGCGTCGAGCTGGTGGAGGGCCGCGACCTGTTCTGTCGCGACAACGCCGTCTACATGCGCACCACCGAGGGGGAGCGGCAGGTCGACGTCATCTACCGCCGCATCGACGACGCGTTCCTCGACCCGATGCAGTTCCGGCCGGACTCGGTGCTCGGCGTCGCCGGTCTGCTCAATGCGGCCAGGGCCGGCAACGTCGTGATCTCCAGTGCCGTCGGCAACGGCATCGGCGACGACAAACTCGTCTACACCTACGTGCCGACGATCATCGAGTACTACCTCGGCGAGAAACCGCTGCTGGGAAACGTCGACACGTTTCGGTGCTGGCTCGACGACGAGCGCGAGGAAGTGCTCGACCGCATCGACGAACTCGTCATCAAACCGGTCGAGGGCTCCGGCGGCTACGGCATCGTGTTCGGTCCGGACGCCTCGGAAAAGGAGCTCGCCGCCGTCGCCAAGAAGATCCGCAACGACCCGCGCGGCTGGATCGCCCAGCCCGTCATGCAGCTGTCGACCGTGCCCACCCAGATCGGCGACCAGCTGGTGCCGCGGCACGTCGACCTGCGCCCGTTCGCGGTCAACGACGGCGACGACGTGTGGGTGCTGCCCGGCGGGCTCACCCGCGTCGCGCTGCCCGAGGGCTCGCTGGTGGTCAACTCGAGCCAGGGCGGCGGGTCGAAGGACACCTGGGTGCTGGCGTCGCGCACCTCGGTCGCCGACCGCGAGCTCGGCGCCGCCGAAGTGGTGCGCAAGCTGCCCAAGTCCGCGCGTGGGCCCAAGGCCGAAAGCAGCGACGGGCAGACCCAAGACCAACAACAACAACAGCAGCAGTAG
- a CDS encoding hypothetical alanine and leucine rich protein, with protein sequence MLARNAESLYWIGRYVERADDTARILDVTVHQLLEDSSVDPDQASRTLLRVLGMEAPDAPLDVWSLTDIVAFSRGTQGSIVDAISAARENARGAREVTSTEIWECLNTTYNALAERERAAKRLGPHEFLSFVEGRAAMFAGLADSTLSRDDGYRFMVLGRAIERVDMTVRLLLSRVGDSASSPAWVTLLRSAGAHDTYLRTYRGVLDAGRVVEFMLLDRLFPRSIFYSLRLAEHSLDELMNRPHSRLGATAEAQRLLGRARSELEFLRPGVLLESLEQRLAGLQKTCFDVGEALALQYFHSAPWVAWHDAGHNGTLVIEEGEL encoded by the coding sequence ATGTTGGCCCGCAACGCCGAATCCTTGTACTGGATCGGACGGTACGTCGAACGCGCCGACGACACCGCCCGCATCCTCGATGTGACCGTGCATCAACTGCTCGAGGACTCCAGCGTCGACCCCGACCAGGCCTCCCGGACACTGCTGCGAGTGCTGGGGATGGAGGCTCCCGACGCGCCGCTGGATGTGTGGTCGCTGACCGACATCGTCGCCTTCAGCAGAGGCACCCAGGGGTCGATCGTCGACGCCATCTCGGCGGCTCGCGAAAATGCCCGCGGCGCACGCGAAGTCACGTCCACCGAGATCTGGGAGTGCCTCAACACCACTTACAACGCGCTGGCCGAGCGGGAACGAGCCGCCAAGCGTCTCGGACCGCACGAGTTTCTCTCGTTCGTCGAGGGCCGCGCCGCGATGTTCGCCGGGCTGGCCGACTCGACGCTGTCGCGCGATGACGGCTACCGCTTCATGGTGCTCGGCCGGGCCATCGAACGGGTGGACATGACTGTGCGACTGCTGCTTTCGCGGGTCGGGGACAGCGCGTCGTCACCCGCGTGGGTCACGTTGCTGCGGTCGGCAGGCGCACACGACACCTATTTGCGCACCTACCGCGGCGTGCTCGACGCCGGTCGCGTGGTCGAATTCATGCTGCTGGACCGGCTTTTCCCACGGTCGATCTTCTATTCTCTGCGGCTTGCCGAACACAGCCTCGACGAGTTGATGAACCGACCCCACAGCCGCCTCGGCGCCACGGCCGAGGCGCAGCGGCTACTCGGCAGGGCCCGCAGCGAGCTGGAGTTCCTGCGCCCCGGTGTGCTGCTCGAGTCGCTGGAACAGCGGCTGGCCGGCCTGCAGAAGACCTGCTTCGATGTCGGTGAAGCGTTGGCGCTGCAGTACTTTCACTCCGCTCCGTGGGTGGCGTGGCACGACGCGGGTCACAACGGCACGCTCGTCATCGAAGAGGGAGAGCTCTGA
- a CDS encoding transglutaminase, whose product MWRMRVVHSTGYAYKSPVTASFNEARLTPRSDSRQNVILNRVETVPATRNYRYVDYWGTAVTAFDLHAPHTELEVTSSSVVETDVDQMSGREVTWEDLQSEAVVDRFDEVLAPTHYTPASKRIRRVGQRIIKEHAPHEAVTAAASWVSSELAYVAGTTGVHSSGLDALREGKGVCQDFAHLTLILLRSMGIPARYVSGYLHPNHKAVIGDTIDGQSHAWVQAWTGGWWNYDPTNDAPINEQYISVGVGRDYSDVTPLKGIYSGEGSTDLDVVVEITRLA is encoded by the coding sequence ATGTGGCGGATGCGGGTCGTCCATTCGACCGGATACGCATACAAGTCGCCGGTGACGGCGTCGTTCAACGAGGCGCGGCTGACGCCGCGATCGGACTCGCGGCAGAACGTGATCCTCAACCGCGTGGAGACCGTCCCGGCCACCCGCAACTACCGCTACGTCGACTACTGGGGAACGGCGGTGACGGCGTTCGACCTGCACGCACCGCACACCGAGTTGGAGGTGACGTCGTCGTCGGTCGTGGAGACCGACGTCGACCAAATGTCCGGACGCGAAGTGACATGGGAGGACTTGCAATCCGAGGCCGTCGTCGACAGGTTCGACGAGGTCCTTGCGCCCACCCACTACACGCCCGCGAGCAAGCGCATCCGCCGGGTCGGTCAGCGCATCATCAAGGAACACGCGCCGCACGAGGCCGTCACCGCCGCCGCGTCGTGGGTGAGCAGCGAGTTGGCGTACGTCGCGGGCACCACCGGAGTGCACTCCTCAGGGCTGGACGCGTTGCGCGAGGGCAAGGGCGTCTGTCAAGACTTCGCCCACCTGACGCTGATCCTGTTGCGCTCCATGGGCATTCCCGCCCGTTACGTGTCGGGGTATCTGCATCCCAACCACAAAGCGGTGATCGGCGACACCATCGACGGGCAGAGCCACGCCTGGGTGCAGGCCTGGACCGGTGGCTGGTGGAATTACGACCCCACCAACGACGCCCCGATCAACGAGCAGTACATCAGCGTGGGTGTGGGCCGGGACTACTCCGATGTCACCCCGCTGAAGGGGATCTACTCCGGAGAGGGCTCGACCGACCTCGACGTCGTCGTCGAGATCACCCGGTTGGCCTGA
- the rbn_2 gene encoding metal-dependent hydrolase, beta-lactamase superfamily III — translation MIEVTLLGTGSPIPDARRAGPSTLVRAGGQTFLIDCGRGVQQRLTAAGAPANGLSALLLTHLHSDHIADLGDVIISRWVSTFTPEQTPLQIIGPPGTAEVVEHTLKAFGFDIGYRIAHHADLTAPPPVEVHEYTEGEVWNRDGVTIRVAPTDHRPVAPTIGFRVEHADASVVLAGDTVPCESLDELAAGAGALVHTVIRKDLVDRMPMQRIRDICDYHSSVEEAAETAARAGVGILILTHYVPAIEPGQEEDWRALAASVFDRQIELGDDLLRVEVHPGISAKPAV, via the coding sequence ATGATCGAGGTCACACTGCTTGGCACTGGAAGTCCCATCCCCGACGCCCGCCGGGCGGGCCCGTCGACGCTCGTGCGCGCTGGCGGGCAGACGTTTCTGATCGACTGCGGTCGAGGTGTACAGCAACGTCTGACGGCCGCGGGAGCGCCGGCGAACGGATTGTCCGCGCTGCTGTTGACGCATCTGCACAGCGACCACATCGCGGATCTGGGCGACGTGATCATCAGCCGTTGGGTGTCGACGTTCACGCCCGAGCAGACGCCGCTGCAGATCATCGGACCGCCGGGCACCGCCGAGGTGGTCGAGCACACCCTCAAGGCGTTCGGCTTCGACATCGGATACCGCATCGCCCACCACGCCGACCTGACGGCCCCGCCCCCGGTGGAGGTGCACGAGTACACCGAAGGTGAGGTGTGGAACCGCGACGGCGTGACGATCCGGGTCGCGCCCACCGACCACCGCCCGGTCGCCCCGACGATCGGCTTCCGCGTCGAGCACGCCGACGCCTCGGTGGTGCTGGCCGGCGACACCGTCCCGTGCGAGAGCCTCGACGAACTGGCGGCAGGCGCAGGGGCGTTGGTGCACACCGTGATCCGCAAGGATCTGGTCGACCGGATGCCCATGCAGCGCATCCGCGACATCTGCGACTACCACTCCTCGGTCGAGGAAGCGGCGGAGACCGCGGCGCGCGCGGGCGTGGGAATCTTGATCCTCACCCATTACGTGCCCGCAATCGAACCCGGACAGGAAGAGGACTGGCGCGCACTCGCCGCGTCGGTCTTCGACCGGCAGATCGAACTCGGTGACGATCTGCTGCGCGTCGAGGTGCATCCCGGAATCTCGGCGAAGCCGGCCGTCTGA
- a CDS encoding putative signal-transduction protein containing cAMP-binding and CBS domains gives MRIADVLRSKGAAVATITPETSVSGLLTELAVHNIGAMIVVSPDGLMGIVSERDVVRALHRRGGELLTKPVSEIMTTLVATCAPDDSVDSLSALMTTNRVRHVPVMENGRLVGIVSIGDVVKTRMEELETQQEQLQAYITRG, from the coding sequence ATGCGGATCGCGGACGTGTTGCGGAGCAAGGGCGCCGCGGTGGCCACGATAACTCCGGAGACGTCGGTCTCGGGATTGCTCACCGAACTGGCGGTGCACAACATCGGCGCCATGATCGTGGTGTCGCCCGACGGTCTGATGGGGATCGTCTCCGAGCGCGACGTCGTGCGCGCGCTGCACCGACGGGGCGGCGAACTGCTCACCAAGCCGGTGTCGGAGATCATGACCACGCTGGTGGCGACCTGCGCTCCCGACGATTCGGTCGACAGCCTGAGCGCCCTGATGACGACGAACCGGGTCCGGCACGTACCGGTGATGGAGAACGGCAGGCTGGTCGGCATCGTCAGCATCGGCGACGTCGTCAAGACCCGGATGGAAGAGCTCGAAACGCAGCAGGAGCAGCTGCAGGCCTACATCACCCGTGGCTGA
- a CDS encoding N-acetyltransferase GCN5 — protein sequence MADVEVAPAARQHVRQMSGVLARAFYDDPVMKWMLPNDAARERALSRVFATMIRHHFLRTEGVEVAGGRRIGAAALWDPPGEWRQTGLQELRMMPAFIRAMGANVRRGQAMAELMKQHHPEEPHWYLGVIGSDPTVRGTGYGQALMRSRLDRCDAEHAPAYLESSNPDNIAYYRRFGFDVTGEIALPDGGPPMWPMWRQPR from the coding sequence GTGGCTGACGTCGAGGTCGCTCCGGCGGCGCGGCAGCACGTGCGCCAGATGTCGGGGGTGCTGGCGCGCGCGTTCTACGACGACCCGGTGATGAAGTGGATGCTGCCGAACGATGCCGCGCGGGAGCGAGCCCTGTCACGGGTGTTCGCCACGATGATTCGCCACCACTTCCTGCGCACCGAAGGAGTCGAGGTGGCGGGCGGCCGGCGCATCGGGGCCGCCGCGCTGTGGGACCCGCCCGGCGAGTGGCGGCAGACCGGGCTCCAAGAGCTGCGGATGATGCCGGCATTCATCCGGGCGATGGGAGCCAATGTGCGGCGCGGCCAGGCGATGGCCGAGCTGATGAAGCAGCACCACCCCGAGGAGCCCCACTGGTATCTGGGGGTGATCGGCAGCGATCCGACGGTGCGCGGCACCGGATACGGGCAGGCGCTGATGCGCTCGCGCCTGGACCGCTGCGACGCCGAGCACGCGCCCGCGTACCTCGAGTCCAGCAACCCCGACAACATCGCCTACTACCGGCGCTTCGGGTTCGACGTCACCGGCGAGATCGCGTTGCCCGACGGCGGCCCGCCGATGTGGCCGATGTGGCGCCAACCGCGTTGA
- a CDS encoding PemK-like protein: MLGNMPAPWKPLQTFQRYAENLVFNEAPKIIRQIGQSETVQRGIQQGIRIGLDAIAGASRDEAPAITAGRPVSRHFVPTAHRARKVVYAPDLDGRADPGEIVWTWVVYEDDPTQGKDRPVLVVGRDRSTLLGLMLSSQDHHRDDPDWVAIGSGTWDYEGRASWVRLDRVLDVPEDGIRREGAILAREKFEVVAARLRAEYSWS, translated from the coding sequence ATGCTCGGAAATATGCCTGCGCCCTGGAAACCACTGCAGACATTCCAAAGGTATGCCGAGAATCTGGTGTTCAACGAGGCGCCGAAGATCATCCGTCAGATCGGTCAGTCCGAGACCGTGCAGCGCGGCATCCAGCAGGGCATCCGGATCGGTCTGGACGCGATCGCCGGCGCATCCAGAGACGAGGCGCCCGCGATCACCGCCGGGCGACCGGTCAGCCGGCACTTCGTGCCCACCGCCCACCGCGCCCGCAAGGTGGTGTACGCCCCCGACCTCGACGGGCGCGCCGATCCGGGCGAGATCGTGTGGACGTGGGTGGTCTACGAGGACGACCCGACGCAGGGCAAGGACCGGCCGGTGCTGGTGGTGGGCCGCGACCGGTCCACGCTGCTCGGCCTGATGCTGTCCAGCCAGGATCACCATCGAGACGACCCGGACTGGGTGGCCATCGGCTCGGGCACCTGGGATTACGAGGGGCGGGCGAGTTGGGTGCGCCTGGACCGGGTGCTCGATGTGCCCGAAGACGGCATCCGTCGCGAAGGCGCGATCCTGGCCCGCGAGAAGTTCGAGGTCGTGGCCGCGCGGCTACGTGCCGAATACTCCTGGAGTTGA
- the lepA gene encoding GTP-binding protein LepA, with the protein MCFRRCLDTLVAPEVRVHQEIPISTFADQTFTAPAQIRNFCIIAHIDHGKSTLADRMLQLTGVVADRDMRAQYLDRMDIERERGITIKAQNVRLPWKLGDQEYVLHLIDTPGHVDFTYEVSRALEACEGAVLLVDAAQGIEAQTLANLYLALDRDLHIIPVLNKIDLPAADPDRYAAELAHIIGCEPEDVLRVSGKTGAGVADLLDHVVREVPPPVGDADAPARAMIFDSVYDTYRGVVTYVRVVDGKIVPRERIKMMSTGAHHELLEVGIVSPEPKASAGLGVGEVGYLITGVKDVRQSKVGDTVTTARHGAAEPLTGYREPRPMVYSGLYPVDGSDYPVLRDALDKLQLNDAALTYEPETSVALGFGFRSGFLGLLHMEITRERLEREFNLDLISTSPNVVYRVVQEDGSEITVTNPSDWPDGKIRTVYEPIVKTTIIAPSEFIGTIMELCQSRRGELGGMDYLSPERVELRYTMPLGEIIFDFFDALKSRTRGYASLDYEEAGEQEADLVKVDILLQGEPVDAFSAIVHKESAYAYGNKMTTKLKELIPRQQFEVPVQAAIGSKIIARENIRAIRKDVLSKCYGGDITRKRKLLEKQKEGKKRMKTIGRVEVPQEAFVAALSTDSSAADKAKK; encoded by the coding sequence GTGTGCTTCCGGCGCTGCCTGGATACGCTGGTGGCACCCGAAGTCCGCGTTCACCAGGAGATTCCCATCAGCACTTTCGCCGATCAGACCTTCACGGCGCCGGCGCAGATCCGGAACTTCTGCATCATCGCCCATATCGATCACGGCAAGTCGACGCTGGCCGACCGGATGCTGCAACTCACCGGTGTGGTCGCCGATCGCGATATGCGCGCGCAGTACCTCGACCGGATGGACATCGAGCGCGAGCGCGGCATCACGATCAAGGCGCAGAACGTCCGGCTGCCATGGAAATTGGGGGACCAGGAATACGTCCTGCATCTCATCGACACCCCCGGGCACGTCGACTTCACCTACGAGGTGTCGCGCGCGCTGGAGGCGTGCGAAGGTGCGGTGCTGCTCGTCGACGCCGCCCAGGGCATCGAGGCCCAGACGCTGGCGAATCTCTACCTGGCCCTGGATCGCGACCTGCACATCATCCCGGTGCTCAACAAGATCGACCTGCCTGCGGCCGACCCCGACCGGTACGCCGCCGAACTTGCCCACATCATCGGCTGCGAACCCGAGGACGTGCTGCGGGTCTCCGGGAAGACCGGCGCGGGCGTGGCCGACCTCCTCGACCACGTCGTGCGCGAGGTGCCGCCGCCCGTCGGCGACGCCGACGCACCCGCGCGGGCGATGATCTTCGACTCGGTCTATGACACCTACCGCGGCGTGGTGACCTACGTCCGCGTCGTCGACGGCAAGATCGTTCCGCGCGAACGCATCAAGATGATGTCCACCGGCGCGCATCACGAACTGCTGGAAGTGGGCATCGTCTCGCCCGAGCCCAAGGCCTCCGCGGGTCTCGGCGTCGGCGAGGTCGGATATCTGATCACCGGCGTGAAAGACGTGCGCCAGTCCAAGGTCGGCGACACCGTGACGACCGCCCGCCACGGCGCGGCCGAGCCGCTCACCGGATACCGGGAGCCGCGACCGATGGTGTACTCGGGGCTGTATCCCGTTGACGGGTCGGACTATCCGGTCCTGCGCGACGCGCTGGACAAGCTGCAACTCAACGATGCGGCGCTGACGTATGAACCGGAGACCTCGGTGGCGCTCGGATTCGGTTTCCGCAGCGGCTTTCTGGGCCTGCTGCACATGGAGATCACCCGCGAGCGTCTTGAGCGCGAGTTCAACCTCGACCTGATCTCGACGTCGCCGAACGTCGTGTATCGCGTTGTGCAGGAGGATGGTTCAGAAATCACGGTGACCAATCCGTCGGACTGGCCGGACGGCAAGATCCGCACGGTTTACGAGCCGATCGTCAAGACCACGATCATCGCGCCCAGCGAGTTCATCGGAACCATCATGGAGCTGTGCCAGTCGCGGCGCGGCGAACTCGGCGGCATGGACTACCTGTCCCCGGAACGGGTGGAGCTGCGCTACACGATGCCGCTGGGCGAGATAATCTTCGACTTCTTCGACGCGCTGAAGTCGCGCACCCGCGGATACGCCAGCCTGGACTACGAGGAGGCCGGTGAGCAGGAAGCCGACCTGGTCAAGGTCGACATCCTGCTGCAAGGTGAGCCGGTCGACGCGTTCAGCGCGATCGTGCACAAGGAGTCGGCGTACGCCTACGGCAACAAGATGACCACCAAGCTCAAGGAGCTGATTCCGCGCCAGCAGTTCGAGGTTCCGGTGCAGGCAGCGATCGGTTCGAAGATCATAGCTCGCGAAAACATCCGCGCGATCCGCAAAGACGTGCTATCGAAGTGCTATGGCGGGGACATCACCCGCAAGCGCAAGCTGCTCGAGAAGCAGAAGGAAGGCAAGAAGCGGATGAAGACCATCGGCCGGGTCGAGGTGCCCCAGGAGGCGTTCGTGGCCGCCCTGTCCACCGACTCGTCGGCCGCCGACAAGGCCAAGAAGTAG